DNA from Acipenser ruthenus chromosome 23, fAciRut3.2 maternal haplotype, whole genome shotgun sequence:
CTTCCAAGCTCAGATCAATCATTTTAAACACCTGACACACTGTAATTGTCACTGTGGACTGCATAGCCTGGAGGCTATTAAATTAGACACCTTCTGCAGCACTAGCACTGGGATCTAAATGGAACGCATGTCTCTTTTATTCAAGCCGGTGGACAATAGACAGGACTGCACTGTATTTTACATGAAGCATTAGGAGCCTTGAGATGCATGGCATCTATTCAGAACCAGTGACTGAAAACTGAATTGCCTTTGCTAGTGGATATTTTATtcggtgactttttttttttaacccagggAATGTGATATCAAGTCTGGTTACCAGAGTGGTATCAATTTTATTACCGTTTTATCTACTCAGAAGTCCGAACAACACAAGTTTATAATTTCAGCACCTGTATTTTACATTGACGCTTAAAAGACTTGAAACTGGGtaagatatattatatattgcaTTTGCAGACAGAAACCATGTTTGTTGCTTATTTGTGTTtagccacacacacatataaattaCTCTTATATTTGTCATTTAATAATTCATTGGCTCCGGTCAACCTGGCAGATTGAGCAATTTATACTGGTGTAGTGTTTCAATAGCTTTCCATGTGAGCTGACAgcggagagggacagagagacggTTGAACAGGCAGCTGGCAGGGAAGGAAAGGAGGGAAGTGGAGACTTTCCAGCATTTGTTCGCCAAAACCAACAAGAAGCTATGGCAAGCACTGGTCTGCAGTTGATCGGCTTTACTGGCGCAGTGACCGGTTGGGTGGTGGGCATCGCGGCCACTGCCTTGCCCCAGTGGAAGGTTACAGCCTTCATCGGCAACAACATCCTGACATCGgaggtcatttgggaagggatcTGGATGAACTGTATTTACCAGACCACAGGACACATGCAGTGCAAGACCTACGACTCCATGCTGGCTCTCCCAGCCGACATCCAAGCGGCCCGGGCCCTCATGTGCTTTGCTATCTTCCTGGGCATGCTTTCCATCCTGTTGACCTGCTGTGGTTTGAAGTGCACCACATGCGCCAGAGATGACCAGTACACCAAGACAAGCATCGCCCTGACTGGGGGCATCCTATTCATAGCCACCGGCCTCTGCATCCTCATCCCAGTCTCCTGGACTGCCCACACCATCATCAGTGACTTCTACAACCCCCTGGTGCCCACTGCCCACAAGAAGGAGCTCGGGCAAGCCATCTATCTGGGCTGGGCAGCTGCCGTCGTCCTGATCCTGGGAGGTGCCCTCCTCAGCAGCAACTGTCCTCAAAGTGAACGGGACTACAGGAGGGGCTATGGCAGAAACCTCATGTCCAACAGAGCAACGTCTCCCCCCAAGCCAGCTTCTGGAGGCAGCCTGCCCATGAAGGAGTATGTCTAATGGGAGAACCTTCCGCTTGAACCCAGAAGGGGAGTGAGAGACGTGCAGAAAACATGCCTGACTTAATATTCATTCAAAACGAAAATGAACATTTGAATGTTCTTTAAATTTTAAttacaaaaggaaaaacaaattgtAGCACTAAAACGAACGTGGTAACCCATcaaattacctattaaacaaaGGAGAGAAACGCTCTGCTGTACAGTAGAAAGTATGTTATCTATTTCATATGTCGTTAATACATGGGTTTTCGTTGATAcagcaatttataaatatatgaaAGAATACCAACAGCGCCTTTTTTTTGCCACAGAACACATTTCAGTGTTTGTACGAATATTCAAACAAAGGTGTGTAGCCTTACCGTTTTTGCAGAGCTCTTGCTAAATTTAGTTGAAATTGTTTGTAATATTCTATGTGTGCTATAACTTCCAGTTTCTCATAATTTTCTGCACCTCTTTATTGGTGGTCGTATTTTGTATCATATCTCTGAACTTGTAATAAGGTTTGAGTTTTGTTTCTAACAATATCTGTATCCTAATCCTACCaccgcaaaaaaacaaaacaacatgctGCTGAGGTTTGTTATTTGCAGTAATTGGTAGAAATGATTTCTCTTAATAAGCTACGGTATCAAGTTTTATAACAAAGTAAAACTATGATTAAGAAGACAAACTTTAATTTTCTAATATCTTCACTGGTTTCCAATTGAGTTTTTGTTGTTGAAACAGTTATGTGCTTGACTTGACACTCTCCCCATTGGGCCAGATGTTTGTGCTTTTGTGTTTGCTGTCCAGGATTTCATCTGCACCAAAgaatacaaaattatattaaaaaaaaatacagctcaaAGAACAATACGATGGAACAATATTATTCTACTTTCACTTTTTTATGATGTCAGTAATCattgtaaatgtttctttttgcaattactcaaatatatacatatatattttttataagttCTTTGACTGGGAGCTCTGCagatgctcttcagttctagttgtctgctaTAGGACATGTAACGTAGACTAGCTAAGCCAAAGTTTCTTTCTATTAGCAAGTGGCTGTAACATCTGATGcactgcagtgtattgccagcaaaacaaaaggaaacttgatccaaagtggcagtacactagatggcgctggctcttacatAAAAAGACATTTAGGCTAATCTGGCCAATGTTACAAATATCTATGGCAGGTGAACTGAAAGTTTTTTTTCCTGATTGAATAGCATCCACGATTAGCAGCCAATAATTAATAAAGGCATTCAAATAGATTTGGAGCATTTGTCACTGaatgtattacttttcttttagtatttctatgtGATAAAAGGCAACAACATTTCTCAGGCTATACTGTTGCCAAGCAAAGAATGGCTTTGTTGAATGTGAAAGTGACCTCAGCTGTGCAATACCGTCCAAAACCTGAACACCTACAGGTCAGAGTCAATTATAAACTGCTTTAGCCCAAGGTGCAGTCATAACTTGTAAACTGTTCTGTGGTGTTGTCAGTGGTCCTGTGTGTCTGACCAATGGCCTTATTAATAATATACACTCTTTGAGTAGATGTTGTAACACAGTGTCCATTCTCTGTACTCGAATGGCATCATTTTTTTATTGTCTCTTAAATGTGTTGTACCTTGCCGAAACTTTTGTAGctaaaaactagaaataaaagaTTTATGGAATTTGATTGTCAAGATTGTGTTGTGCGTGCTTTTTCTTTTCTGTGGTTGCAGATCATCGTTTAGCTGGCTGAATACAGAATACTTTAACCCTTTAATGGCAATGTCTAAACCATAAGCACTGCCTGTCTGTCTAGCTTTATGAAAGCTTTAAATAGCATTTCATTTACTTTTTCATCTTTCCCATGTCTCTTGATTAAAAG
Protein-coding regions in this window:
- the LOC117412897 gene encoding claudin-4-like, whose protein sequence is MASTGLQLIGFTGAVTGWVVGIAATALPQWKVTAFIGNNILTSEVIWEGIWMNCIYQTTGHMQCKTYDSMLALPADIQAARALMCFAIFLGMLSILLTCCGLKCTTCARDDQYTKTSIALTGGILFIATGLCILIPVSWTAHTIISDFYNPLVPTAHKKELGQAIYLGWAAAVVLILGGALLSSNCPQSERDYRRGYGRNLMSNRATSPPKPASGGSLPMKEYV